The following are encoded in a window of Gossypium raimondii isolate GPD5lz chromosome 13, ASM2569854v1, whole genome shotgun sequence genomic DNA:
- the LOC105783969 gene encoding histone-lysine N-methyltransferase ASHR3: MPGLGNLSHSSSLSLSPCPNLKLLSVDSADSIDAFDSTKLKTLPVNCKWDQRLVPKRVNCNGSGIRVLKKVKKGSNGKALQDYLRDWVHRKMESGLPKSCYFLPFLVGAKRLVECLDCHKLIYPGEEVLCSVRGCQGVYHKTCAEESFRMSNPKKFQCPQHVCFVCRQRLQWRCVCCTMASHDKCSPWPDAVIHLKDKPGRAICWRHPTNWRLDKKHADPATEIQEIFCQLPLPYMDEEFKLDLTWRDLIENKLVPPPYVHIKRNVYLVKKKRDDVVDDIGCTSCSSTCSEDCVCRVQCISCSKACRCPESCTNRPFSKEKKIRIVKTELCGWGVEAAEPIKKGDFVIEYIGEVIDDAQCEKRLWDMKHKGVKNFYMCEIRKDFTIDATFKGNTSRFLNHSCDPNCVLEKWQVEGETRVGVFAARSIKVGEPLTYDYRFVQFGPEVRCHCGASNCQGYLGTKRKIVKLDLCWGSKRRRTSTACLAIITV, from the exons atgcCTGGCCTTGGAAATCTTTCTCACTcttcatctctctctctctctccttgCCCTAATTTGAAGCTTCTTTCTGTTGACTCTGCCGATTCTATTGATGCTTTTGACTCTACCAAACTCAAAACCCTACCCGTAAACTGTAAGTGGGACCAGAGATTGGTCCCAAAACGCGTGAACTGTAATGGGAGTGGGATAAGGGTtttgaagaaggtgaagaaaggGTCTAATGGTAAAGCTTTGCAGGATTATTTGAGGGATTGGGTTCATAGGAAGATGGAATCTGGTCTCCCCAAGTCCTGCTATTTTCTTCCGTTTCTCGTTGGGGCTAAGAGATTG GTTGAATGTCTTGATTGCCATAAGCTCATCTATCCTGGGGAAGAGGTCCTATGCTCAGTTCGTGGTTGTCAAGGAGTTTATCACAAAACATGTGCCGAAGAAAGTTTTAGGATGTCCAACCCAAAAAAATTCCAGTGTCCACAGCAT GTATGCTTCGTTTGCAGACAGAGATTACAATGGCGATGTGTATGTTGTACGATGGCATCTCATGATAAGTGCTCCCCATGGCCGGATGCAGTGATTCATTTGAAGGACAAACCAGGGAGAGCAATTTGTTGGAGGCATCCAACTAATTGGAGACTAGATAAGAAG CATGCAGATCCAGCAACTGAAATACAG GAAATTTTCTGTCAGTTGCCTTTACCTTACATGGATGAGGAGTTCAAGCTTGACTTGACATGGAGAGATTTAATAGAGAATAAATTGGTGCCACCTCCTTATGTCCACATCAAACGCA ATGTTTACCTAGTGAAGAAGAAGCGTGATGATGTTGTTGACGATATTGGATGTACAAGTTGCAGTTCCACATGCTCTGAGGATTGTGTATGCAG AGTTCAATGCATAAGCTGCTCAAAGGCTTGCCGCTGCCCTGAATCTTGCACCAACAGACCATTTAGCAAGGAGAAAAAGATTAGAATCGTCAAG ACTGAACTTTGTGGTTGGGGAGTAGAGGCAGCTGAACCTATTAAAAAAGGAGATTTTGTAATCGAGTATATTGGGGAAG TTATTGATGATGCTCAATGTGAAAAGAGGCTTTGGGACATGAAACACAAAGGGGTGAAGAATTTTTACATGTGCGAAATTCGAAAAGATTTCACAATTGATGCAACTTTCAAAGGCAATACATCTCGTTTTCTAAATCACAGCTGTGATCCCAATTGTGTTTTGGAGAAGTG GCAAGTTGAAGGGGAGACACGTGTTGGGGTGTTTGCTGCTCGTTCAATCAAAGTTGGTGAGCCACTGACATATGACTACAG ATTTGTGCAATTTGGACCAGAAGTGAGGTGCCATTGTGGTGCATCCAATTGTCAAGGTTATCTTGGGACCAAACGAAAGATTGTTAAACTGGATCTATGCTGGGGGTCAAAACGCAGGAGAACTTCAACCGCTTGCTTAGCCATCATAACTGTATAG